The following coding sequences are from one Epilithonimonas vandammei window:
- a CDS encoding DUF3945 domain-containing protein gives MSEETTNKQEMPEQFSDILLVLDKEKMKIQAVKSIGENGKMETVDPTKKNQNQFMRVDKGGDFFSNFFSNFLSQLKNPTNFTFFKVPAPVAAEKAQELQKHLNKPTPQGEKVLKEHEVKAEPQPDKKQENQNNMATAQTTTETSEYRYKPEQIDWDTMKNLGLSKEYLEKRNLLDPLLRGYKTNELLPIGINLGGSILRTDARLSLQQAEDGNVIVAIHGIKREPNLHFEFFGHKFTDEDKKNLLETGNMGRVVNLVNSKTGDLMPSIISIDRLTNDVVALRTEFIKIPDEIKGVKLNDEQKQTLMEGKPLYLEGMISSKGTEFSATVQFNADKRYVEFLFDRSNNNQQAQTNQQNTQQSNQQSQPQEAPRTFRGKELDDEQYNKFKAGQTIYVELKDKKDQPYKGYITFDKDTGKTNFEFPGQYKARVEPAETHKTQTAVNSEGKTNEATKNVQEPLKSGQQRPKNEKQQEQQDNKPAKYKGRKM, from the coding sequence ATGAGCGAAGAAACAACAAATAAACAGGAAATGCCCGAACAGTTTTCGGACATATTACTCGTACTGGATAAAGAGAAAATGAAAATCCAGGCGGTAAAAAGTATCGGCGAAAACGGGAAAATGGAAACCGTTGACCCCACCAAAAAGAACCAAAACCAGTTTATGCGTGTGGATAAGGGGGGCGATTTCTTTTCCAACTTCTTTTCCAATTTTTTGAGCCAGTTAAAGAACCCTACAAACTTTACTTTCTTCAAAGTGCCTGCCCCTGTTGCTGCTGAAAAAGCACAGGAATTGCAAAAGCACTTAAATAAGCCCACTCCACAGGGCGAAAAAGTACTGAAAGAACACGAAGTGAAAGCAGAACCCCAGCCGGATAAAAAACAAGAAAATCAAAATAATATGGCAACAGCACAAACAACAACGGAAACAAGCGAATATCGCTACAAGCCGGAGCAGATTGATTGGGACACAATGAAAAACCTCGGATTGAGCAAAGAGTATCTTGAAAAAAGGAACCTGCTCGACCCTTTGTTACGAGGTTATAAAACCAATGAGCTTTTACCGATAGGTATCAACCTCGGGGGCTCTATCCTCCGCACGGATGCCCGCCTGTCTTTACAGCAAGCGGAAGACGGCAATGTTATCGTGGCAATACACGGTATCAAAAGAGAACCTAACCTCCACTTTGAATTTTTCGGTCACAAGTTTACGGACGAAGACAAGAAAAACCTGCTCGAAACGGGTAATATGGGGCGTGTCGTCAATTTGGTAAACTCCAAAACAGGCGACCTGATGCCGTCCATTATAAGTATTGACAGGCTGACCAATGACGTGGTTGCACTGCGCACGGAGTTTATAAAAATTCCCGATGAAATTAAGGGCGTAAAGCTGAATGACGAACAAAAACAAACGCTGATGGAGGGCAAACCGCTCTATTTAGAGGGTATGATTTCCTCGAAAGGAACGGAGTTTTCGGCAACTGTACAATTCAATGCGGACAAACGGTATGTTGAGTTCCTGTTTGACAGAAGCAACAACAATCAGCAGGCGCAAACGAACCAACAGAATACCCAACAAAGCAATCAGCAAAGCCAACCGCAAGAAGCTCCAAGAACTTTCAGGGGCAAAGAACTGGATGATGAGCAGTACAACAAGTTCAAAGCCGGACAAACCATATACGTTGAACTGAAAGACAAAAAAGACCAACCGTATAAGGGTTATATCACGTTCGACAAAGATACCGGAAAGACCAATTTTGAGTTTCCCGGTCAGTATAAAGCACGGGTAGAACCTGCTGAAACCCATAAAACGCAGACTGCCGTCAATTCGGAGGGTAAAACCAACGAAGCGACCAAGAACGTCCAAGAGCCTTTGAAGTCCGGGCAGCAAAGACCGAAAAACGAAAAGCAGCAGGAACAACAGGACAACAAACCTGCAAAATACAAAGGCAGAAAAATGTAA
- a CDS encoding helix-turn-helix domain-containing protein: MNIDKMEFVAWMERIMDRLDILGNHIDDLQKKRNSIDGEELLDNQDLLQMLKISNRSLQRYRSIGKLPYYTISGKLYYKLSDVHQFIRESFNPPLPKLDANK, from the coding sequence ATGAATATCGACAAAATGGAATTTGTGGCGTGGATGGAACGCATAATGGATAGGCTGGACATTCTTGGCAACCACATAGACGATTTACAAAAGAAGCGCAACAGCATAGACGGCGAAGAATTACTGGATAATCAGGACTTATTGCAAATGCTGAAAATAAGTAACCGTTCCCTGCAACGGTATCGCTCCATAGGCAAGCTCCCATATTATACCATTAGCGGAAAACTGTATTACAAACTGTCCGATGTGCATCAGTTCATCAGGGAAAGTTTTAACCCGCCCTTGCCCAAACTGGATGCCAATAAGTGA
- a CDS encoding helix-turn-helix domain-containing protein, which translates to MNIITVDEEVWKHLNERLKAISEYILKLEDTSYDSLWLNNHEVCQYLHISEKTLWRMRTNGQIAFSKMYGQYYYTIGAIKEMLNANAVQTTDEYVEQLMAKGKSYIEKGRKLKSGNN; encoded by the coding sequence ATGAATATTATAACAGTTGACGAAGAAGTGTGGAAGCACCTCAATGAACGGTTGAAAGCCATTAGCGAATATATCCTCAAACTGGAAGATACAAGCTACGATAGTTTGTGGCTCAACAATCACGAAGTCTGCCAGTATCTCCACATCAGCGAAAAAACATTGTGGCGTATGCGTACCAACGGGCAGATAGCCTTTTCAAAAATGTACGGGCAGTATTACTATACGATTGGTGCGATTAAGGAAATGCTTAACGCTAACGCCGTGCAGACCACCGATGAATATGTGGAGCAGCTTATGGCGAAAGGCAAAAGCTATATCGAGAAAGGCAGAAAACTGAAATCAGGTAATAATTAA
- a CDS encoding IS1182 family transposase, protein MNFKHYNQNQLVLFPYSFEDLIPENHPVRIVNDILEKVNIDPLLKAYSKEGNPSYHPVMMLKVMVFAYMNNIYSSRKIEKALRENINFMWLSNMSIVDHNTVNRFRTHKLEAAFKNIFSQVVLLLAEEGLVSLKQVFVDGTKIEAQAGRYTFVWANAIKTNKEKMLRQLEELWKYAQSVAKEEDKDPEPPEFKEISKEKIRQTAENINAKLKGSGGKTDSDKKAKAKLNYIKKNFEKNLDKYEAQEAILAERNSYSKTDEDATFMRMKDDHMMNGQLKPAYNAQISTENQIIVNYTIHQQTNDINTLERHLENFEKLFGKKRMEELEELTADAGYGSEQNYELLEQNNITPFVKYNTFDKEQNARYQAKHKIFSKENLHYNGEDDFYVCPMGQKMEKTHESTRKTKTGYPQKLSHYQAKNCDGCPIRGVCHSSKENRSIERNHHLEDYKEKIRKLLNSEKGIKKRKQRSVEVEPVFAHLKHCNNFKRFTLKGLKKVELEFGLHALAHNLRKKVA, encoded by the coding sequence ATGAATTTTAAGCATTACAATCAAAATCAGTTGGTTTTGTTTCCTTATAGTTTTGAGGATTTGATTCCCGAAAATCATCCTGTTCGGATCGTTAATGATATTTTGGAGAAGGTAAACATTGACCCGCTCCTGAAAGCTTACAGCAAAGAAGGAAATCCCAGTTATCATCCCGTGATGATGCTCAAGGTGATGGTTTTTGCGTATATGAACAATATTTATTCATCGCGGAAAATCGAAAAAGCGCTTCGTGAAAACATCAACTTCATGTGGCTCTCCAACATGAGCATCGTGGATCACAATACCGTGAACCGTTTTCGTACCCATAAACTTGAAGCCGCCTTCAAAAATATTTTCTCACAGGTGGTTTTGCTTTTGGCAGAAGAAGGTTTGGTGAGCCTGAAACAGGTGTTTGTAGACGGAACCAAAATTGAAGCACAGGCGGGTCGCTACACTTTTGTCTGGGCAAATGCCATCAAAACCAACAAAGAAAAAATGCTTCGTCAGCTGGAAGAGCTCTGGAAATACGCTCAAAGTGTGGCAAAGGAAGAAGATAAAGACCCTGAACCGCCGGAGTTCAAAGAGATCAGCAAAGAAAAAATCCGGCAAACGGCAGAAAATATCAATGCCAAATTAAAAGGCAGCGGGGGTAAAACCGATTCCGACAAAAAAGCCAAAGCCAAACTGAATTACATTAAAAAAAATTTTGAAAAAAACCTCGATAAATACGAAGCTCAGGAAGCTATTTTAGCAGAGCGGAATTCCTACAGCAAGACCGATGAAGATGCTACTTTCATGAGAATGAAGGACGATCACATGATGAATGGACAGCTCAAACCGGCTTATAATGCACAGATTTCCACAGAGAATCAAATCATCGTCAATTATACCATCCATCAGCAAACCAATGATATCAATACTTTGGAGCGTCATTTGGAAAATTTTGAGAAATTGTTTGGTAAAAAAAGAATGGAAGAGTTGGAAGAACTCACTGCTGATGCGGGGTACGGAAGCGAGCAGAACTACGAATTATTGGAACAGAACAATATTACACCATTTGTAAAATACAATACTTTCGACAAAGAGCAGAATGCCCGTTATCAGGCGAAACACAAGATTTTCAGCAAAGAAAATCTGCATTACAACGGGGAAGACGATTTTTACGTTTGTCCGATGGGACAAAAGATGGAAAAAACGCACGAAAGCACGCGCAAAACCAAGACCGGTTATCCTCAAAAGCTCTCCCATTATCAGGCTAAAAACTGCGATGGATGCCCAATTAGAGGCGTTTGCCACAGTTCCAAAGAAAACCGAAGCATCGAACGGAACCATCATTTGGAAGATTACAAAGAGAAAATACGAAAACTTTTAAACAGTGAAAAAGGCATTAAAAAAAGAAAACAACGCTCGGTTGAAGTAGAACCTGTGTTTGCACATCTCAAACATTGCAATAATTTTAAGCGGTTTACCCTCAAAGGTCTGAAAAAAGTAGAATTGGAGTTCGGTTTACACGCTTTAGCACACAATCTAAGAAAGAAAGTTGCCTAA
- a CDS encoding RteC domain-containing protein, giving the protein MEIVLSKILSQIQHQEDNLSSQIMQTADEAYQMTLFLKEMLFTIKMKVLQTGFKDEQQEINFFKNIKPQILGKLIYYNKVFRIETTCPVSTGRIHQSYFENQLKILKSEYKESISNEDFYRYYRAGRTDRDHSYFRLGKVNYHDGLKSAVFEIDLSFSTYYDNKVAHIIANELLYTFLLTKINPEKNPDTILMNGDASKDISWTNSQNALIELIYALYASNSIAYGKIGIRKLALIFQILFRTPLNDIHHSFHRMKTRAGSRTAFLDQLKISLEEYMDKDL; this is encoded by the coding sequence ATGGAAATCGTGTTGAGTAAAATATTATCGCAAATTCAGCATCAGGAAGATAATCTTTCTTCTCAAATTATGCAAACTGCTGATGAGGCTTACCAAATGACCTTATTCCTGAAGGAAATGCTATTTACCATAAAGATGAAAGTCTTACAAACCGGATTTAAGGATGAACAGCAGGAAATCAATTTTTTCAAGAACATTAAACCGCAGATTTTAGGAAAACTAATTTATTACAATAAAGTATTCCGTATTGAAACCACCTGTCCTGTAAGTACCGGGAGAATACATCAAAGCTATTTTGAAAACCAACTGAAAATCCTGAAATCCGAATATAAGGAAAGCATATCCAATGAAGATTTTTACAGGTACTACCGTGCAGGCAGAACAGACCGTGACCACAGTTATTTCAGGCTCGGAAAAGTCAATTACCACGATGGTTTAAAGAGTGCCGTATTTGAAATTGACCTTAGCTTTTCAACCTACTACGATAACAAAGTTGCCCACATTATAGCCAATGAATTACTCTATACTTTTTTGCTTACCAAAATCAATCCTGAAAAAAATCCCGATACCATTTTAATGAACGGGGATGCAAGCAAAGACATTTCGTGGACTAATTCACAAAATGCACTGATAGAATTGATTTACGCCCTGTATGCTTCCAATTCTATTGCATACGGTAAAATAGGCATCAGAAAATTAGCTCTGATTTTTCAAATCTTATTCCGAACGCCCTTGAACGATATACACCATTCTTTCCACCGAATGAAAACAAGGGCAGGCTCCCGGACGGCGTTTTTAGACCAACTCAAAATTTCCCTCGAAGAGTATATGGATAAAGACCTTTAG
- a CDS encoding choice-of-anchor L domain-containing protein produces MNGQFINVDATSYTPQQLVADKFIGSQNLSCVSISNVTVSGGNLGAGNSSYGYFNKGTSNLGMNEGIILSTGNILAAPGPKTKPVQSATASGWTGDLDLADATGLPMSELSNATFLEFDFKSTLNKKISFRYMFLSEEYYPGNYKYSDAFAFLIKKKGSTDPYQNIAVVPGTGDPVSVTTINDRDNPKYFDGFIGFYSQQNGSNDSATNFNGQTKILTAVAEIDPGEDYHIKLVIADEGKNANSQYDSAVFLEAGSFTGNIDMIPAIETDDSAIICNGSNVTIQPKNPATDINDSGAKYYWYKDNVSLGLPLNQTSYTTNVPGDYRLEVVLSTGCTLAGNVKVENAPVAVINNSPIMICDDDFDGKYVEKLSNFTGQIVTNFNGDFTVEYYTQSGTKINPDNDFEFTQNPQDITVKVGAFSCTPDTYTLQFYHGSQLQMNYLQQPATIPVFDVCDNEFKGSKTVILDDYIGLMTTETLNPTDVKFYDKISDLKADNPSISKSQTLSPTQAEKTFYIRIKKPGNYCDNYSSFKLRFKQPKKSSILKDTIICKGTTIDLDAGDGFDPALNLGFSSYKWYKESDPLQTSISNNRYGKNLPAGNYIVELGFNGCVYKQPVKISEPQDLVINNVLIEGNKVTILTANGIPPYFYSLDGSPYQSGNVFTVSKGDHIIEVKDACGSVVQKFSIIGIKNVITPNDDGINDFIDYSDLLTKIDPRFEVYDRNGKVVFRGSPENRYIWNGKSAGRELPTSSYWYLLQWNESSTSQRTQKSGWILLKNRN; encoded by the coding sequence GTGAACGGCCAATTTATCAACGTAGATGCTACAAGCTATACACCTCAGCAACTGGTTGCGGATAAATTTATAGGCTCTCAAAATCTGAGTTGCGTATCTATTTCCAATGTAACTGTGTCAGGTGGGAATCTTGGGGCGGGAAACTCAAGCTATGGCTATTTCAACAAAGGAACAAGCAATCTCGGGATGAATGAAGGGATTATATTGTCAACAGGTAATATATTAGCAGCGCCAGGACCGAAGACGAAGCCTGTTCAGAGTGCTACCGCCTCGGGCTGGACTGGGGATCTGGATCTTGCAGATGCAACCGGGCTTCCAATGTCGGAACTTTCCAATGCGACTTTTTTAGAATTTGATTTTAAATCTACCCTAAACAAAAAAATCAGCTTCAGATATATGTTTTTATCTGAGGAATATTATCCCGGAAACTATAAATACAGCGATGCTTTTGCATTTTTAATAAAGAAAAAAGGTAGCACGGATCCTTACCAAAATATTGCTGTTGTTCCTGGAACTGGTGATCCGGTTTCTGTCACCACAATTAATGATAGAGATAATCCTAAGTATTTTGACGGATTTATAGGTTTTTACAGTCAACAAAATGGAAGCAATGACAGTGCAACAAATTTTAATGGCCAGACCAAGATTCTAACTGCAGTGGCAGAGATTGATCCCGGAGAAGATTATCACATCAAACTGGTAATAGCAGACGAAGGCAAAAACGCAAACTCACAATATGATTCTGCAGTATTTCTGGAAGCCGGAAGTTTTACGGGTAATATTGACATGATTCCTGCTATTGAAACAGATGATTCCGCTATTATCTGTAATGGTTCTAATGTTACAATACAACCTAAAAATCCAGCAACTGATATTAATGATTCCGGCGCAAAATATTATTGGTACAAGGATAATGTTAGTCTAGGTTTGCCACTCAATCAAACTTCTTACACTACCAATGTTCCTGGAGATTACCGATTGGAAGTGGTGCTGAGCACAGGATGTACACTGGCCGGTAATGTAAAGGTAGAAAATGCTCCGGTTGCCGTCATTAATAATTCTCCGATAATGATCTGTGATGACGATTTTGATGGAAAATATGTTGAGAAGTTATCGAATTTTACGGGTCAGATTGTCACTAATTTTAATGGAGATTTCACAGTAGAGTATTATACTCAATCCGGAACTAAAATTAACCCGGATAATGATTTTGAGTTTACACAGAATCCTCAGGATATTACAGTGAAGGTTGGTGCATTTAGTTGTACTCCGGACACTTACACTTTACAATTCTACCACGGTTCTCAACTTCAGATGAATTATCTGCAGCAGCCAGCCACAATTCCGGTTTTTGATGTTTGCGACAATGAATTCAAAGGAAGTAAAACGGTGATTCTGGATGATTATATTGGTTTAATGACGACAGAAACGCTCAATCCGACCGATGTCAAATTTTATGATAAAATATCAGATCTCAAAGCAGATAACCCGTCAATCAGCAAATCACAAACACTAAGTCCGACACAAGCTGAAAAAACATTTTACATCCGGATAAAAAAGCCGGGAAACTATTGTGATAATTATTCTTCATTTAAGTTAAGGTTCAAACAGCCTAAAAAATCATCGATTTTAAAAGACACGATTATTTGCAAAGGGACTACAATTGATCTGGATGCAGGTGATGGTTTTGATCCCGCTTTGAATTTGGGATTCAGTTCCTACAAATGGTATAAGGAGTCGGATCCTTTGCAAACATCGATTAGTAACAACCGCTATGGCAAAAATCTGCCAGCTGGAAATTACATTGTAGAACTTGGTTTTAATGGATGTGTTTATAAGCAACCGGTCAAAATATCAGAACCACAAGATTTAGTTATCAATAATGTTTTGATAGAAGGGAATAAAGTTACTATTCTTACAGCCAATGGGATTCCGCCATATTTTTACAGTTTAGATGGATCTCCATACCAATCAGGCAATGTTTTTACCGTTTCAAAAGGTGATCATATCATAGAAGTTAAAGATGCCTGCGGATCTGTTGTTCAGAAATTTTCTATAATCGGTATTAAAAATGTGATCACACCCAATGATGATGGTATTAATGATTTTATTGATTATTCAGATCTTTTGACAAAAATTGATCCCAGATTTGAGGTCTATGATAGAAATGGAAAGGTCGTTTTTAGAGGGTCACCGGAAAATCGCTACATCTGGAATGGAAAATCTGCGGGTAGGGAACTTCCTACTTCTTCGTACTGGTATCTTTTGCAATGGAATGAGTCTTCAACTTCACAGAGAACGCAGAAGTCAGGCTGGATCCTTTTGAAAAACCGAAATTAA
- the tsf gene encoding translation elongation factor Ts, giving the protein MSYTPVAADVAKLRNTTGAGMMDCKKALVEAEGDFEKAIDILRKKGQKVAANRADRDSSEGAVIARVNEDNTLGVIISLNCETDFVAKNEAFIELAYELAEQAIFYANKEEFLASDFHGMTVADKLIEQTGVIGEKIEIGSFETIQGAFLGAYIHAGNKIAAITSLSAKVDGADEAAKSVSMQVAAMNPIALDENAVSQETIDKELEIERHKLIEEGKPANIIDNILKGKMQRFYKDNTLVHQDFIKDSSISVADYVKSINADLKVTGFVRVALA; this is encoded by the coding sequence ATGTCTTATACACCAGTAGCTGCAGACGTAGCAAAACTAAGAAACACGACAGGCGCAGGAATGATGGACTGCAAGAAAGCTTTAGTAGAAGCTGAAGGAGATTTCGAGAAAGCAATCGATATCCTTAGAAAAAAAGGACAAAAAGTGGCTGCTAACAGAGCAGATAGAGATTCTTCTGAAGGTGCAGTTATCGCAAGAGTAAATGAGGATAACACTTTAGGTGTGATAATCTCTTTGAACTGTGAAACTGACTTTGTGGCTAAGAACGAAGCTTTCATAGAGCTAGCTTACGAACTTGCAGAGCAGGCTATCTTTTATGCTAACAAAGAAGAGTTCCTAGCTTCTGATTTTCACGGAATGACTGTTGCTGACAAATTGATCGAGCAAACAGGTGTTATCGGTGAAAAAATCGAGATTGGTTCTTTTGAAACAATCCAAGGTGCTTTCTTAGGTGCTTACATTCACGCAGGAAACAAGATTGCTGCGATCACTTCTCTTTCTGCTAAAGTAGATGGTGCAGATGAGGCTGCAAAATCTGTTTCTATGCAGGTTGCTGCAATGAACCCAATTGCTCTTGACGAGAATGCTGTATCCCAAGAAACTATCGATAAAGAATTGGAAATCGAAAGACACAAACTTATTGAGGAAGGAAAACCAGCAAACATTATCGATAATATCCTTAAAGGTAAAATGCAGAGATTTTACAAAGACAATACTTTGGTACACCAAGATTTCATCAAGGATTCTAGCATATCAGTAGCTGATTACGTAAAATCTATCAATGCTGATCTTAAGGTAACAGGATTTGTAAGAGTTGCTCTTGCGTAA
- a CDS encoding DUF6759 domain-containing protein, protein MKQILLLLLLSISVSSFSQVSVFEAKRTTDRAVVEKFIRDNPNHPAVTELKQKALSMKYGGNPQIAKPTVTTMTENKIEKTSKVGTSAIKGEPSEQAKKTAAMLTSLFSNDPNKKEAIVQFVNKSKCNLIIKISGKKFYNLTVPSNGQNYILVDKGSYNVSTSICDAVYNQNKALTKDVIITLNGPK, encoded by the coding sequence ATGAAGCAGATTCTTTTACTTTTATTACTTTCTATATCGGTTAGCTCATTTTCTCAGGTTAGTGTTTTCGAAGCAAAAAGAACCACAGACCGAGCTGTGGTAGAAAAATTCATCAGAGACAACCCTAATCATCCGGCTGTGACTGAGCTTAAACAGAAAGCACTATCTATGAAATATGGCGGCAATCCTCAGATTGCAAAACCCACTGTAACAACAATGACGGAAAATAAAATAGAAAAAACATCCAAAGTTGGAACATCCGCCATAAAAGGTGAACCCTCCGAACAAGCAAAAAAAACCGCAGCAATGCTCACTAGCCTTTTCAGCAATGACCCGAATAAAAAGGAAGCCATCGTTCAGTTTGTCAATAAATCCAAATGTAACCTTATTATTAAAATAAGTGGAAAAAAGTTTTACAACCTAACCGTTCCTTCCAATGGACAGAACTATATACTGGTAGACAAAGGAAGCTATAATGTATCCACTTCCATTTGTGATGCTGTTTATAATCAAAACAAAGCACTCACGAAAGATGTCATCATAACATTGAATGGCCCTAAATAA
- a CDS encoding deoxynucleoside kinase yields the protein MHIAVTGNIGAGKTTLTTMLSKHYGWEAQFEDVDHNPYLDDFYGDMSKWSFALQIYFLGSRFRQVKEIRESGKNVIQDRTIYEDAHIFAENLAEMNLLSERDFKNYLSVFQLMKDFVSAPDLLIYLRADIPTLVKQIAKRGREYETSISIDYLSKLNNKYQNWIENYKEGKLLIIDVDDLDFVEKQEDFGYILERIDGELNGLF from the coding sequence ATGCATATAGCTGTCACAGGAAATATCGGTGCCGGAAAAACCACACTCACAACAATGCTGTCCAAACATTATGGTTGGGAAGCACAATTTGAAGATGTAGATCACAATCCTTATTTGGATGATTTTTATGGTGATATGTCCAAATGGAGTTTTGCACTTCAGATCTATTTCTTGGGAAGCAGATTCCGACAGGTAAAGGAGATCCGCGAGAGCGGCAAAAATGTCATCCAGGACAGAACCATCTATGAAGATGCACATATTTTTGCTGAGAATCTTGCTGAAATGAACCTCTTGTCCGAAAGAGATTTTAAAAACTATCTTTCTGTTTTTCAACTGATGAAAGACTTTGTTTCGGCACCTGATTTGCTAATCTATTTAAGAGCTGATATTCCGACTCTTGTAAAGCAAATCGCAAAAAGAGGAAGAGAATACGAAACCAGCATAAGCATAGATTATCTCTCCAAACTTAATAATAAATATCAGAACTGGATAGAAAATTATAAAGAAGGCAAGCTTCTTATCATCGATGTTGATGATCTGGACTTTGTAGAAAAACAGGAAGACTTTGGTTATATCCTGGAAAGAATAGATGGAGAACTGAACGGTTTGTTTTAA
- a CDS encoding ArsC/Spx/MgsR family protein, whose amino-acid sequence MIKVIHNSKCPKSRAILEYLDENDTKFQIIDVIKEPLSLFELRTLFKKLNKKPSKILRKSDDIFNEHFSNYETVNEEDALKIIARHPEVIQCPILIKGRIAMPGNPLENVKFFIEN is encoded by the coding sequence ATGATTAAAGTAATTCATAATAGCAAATGTCCAAAATCAAGAGCCATTTTGGAATACTTGGACGAAAATGATACTAAATTTCAAATTATTGACGTTATAAAAGAACCTCTAAGTCTTTTCGAACTGAGGACTCTATTTAAAAAACTCAATAAAAAACCAAGTAAAATTCTTAGAAAATCCGACGATATTTTCAACGAACATTTTTCAAATTATGAAACTGTTAATGAAGAGGACGCATTGAAAATCATCGCTAGACATCCGGAAGTAATCCAGTGCCCTATTCTTATAAAAGGAAGAATTGCAATGCCAGGCAATCCCCTGGAGAATGTAAAATTCTTTATCGAAAATTAA
- the rpmB gene encoding 50S ribosomal protein L28: protein MSRICQITGKRAMVGNNVSHANNKTKRRFEINLLEKKFYLPEQEKHVTLKVSAHGLRVINKIGIEEAIERAARNGFIKNTTK from the coding sequence ATGTCAAGAATTTGCCAAATAACAGGTAAGCGTGCAATGGTAGGAAACAACGTTTCCCACGCTAATAACAAAACGAAAAGACGTTTTGAAATTAATTTACTAGAGAAGAAATTTTATCTTCCTGAGCAGGAGAAACACGTTACTTTAAAAGTATCTGCTCACGGATTAAGAGTTATCAATAAGATTGGTATAGAAGAAGCTATCGAAAGAGCAGCTAGAAACGGATTCATTAAAAATACGACTAAGTAA
- the rpmG gene encoding 50S ribosomal protein L33, translating into MAKKGNRVQVILECTEHKESGVAGMSRYITTKNKKNTTERLELKKFNPVLKKYTVHKEIK; encoded by the coding sequence ATGGCTAAAAAAGGTAACAGAGTTCAGGTAATTCTAGAATGTACTGAGCACAAGGAAAGCGGCGTAGCAGGAATGTCAAGATACATTACTACAAAAAATAAAAAGAATACTACAGAAAGACTGGAGCTTAAAAAGTTCAACCCAGTTCTTAAAAAGTATACTGTTCATAAAGAAATTAAGTAA
- a CDS encoding DUF4295 domain-containing protein — protein sequence MAKKVVATLQGGAGSKKMTKVIKMVKSSKSGAYVFEEKVMNADEVEGYLKK from the coding sequence ATGGCAAAAAAGGTAGTAGCAACGCTTCAAGGTGGTGCTGGATCAAAAAAAATGACAAAAGTAATCAAAATGGTGAAGTCTTCTAAATCTGGAGCTTACGTTTTTGAAGAAAAAGTAATGAACGCTGACGAAGTTGAAGGTTATTTAAAAAAATAA